GATGGCAACAGTGTCACCGTCGCAACCAACCTAAATGATAATTCGCAACTCTTGGTCGATTCACTCGGCAATGAGTCTTTTCTTACGTTTGATGCCCGCGGCAACACAATCTTCGAACGCGACGCAAATGGCAATGAGACTCAGCGAACGTACGATTCGAATAACAACGTGCTTTCGGAAACTGACGCACTGGGACACACGACATCGTGGACATACGACAGTTTCGGAAATGTGATCACTGAGACGAGGCCGGGCGGTCAGCTAACCCGCTTCACTTACGTAAATCCTGCTCGAGGATTGATCGCAACCGTTACTGCCCCGTCGGGACACACCGAGACCAACACTTATGACACTGCCGGGAATCTGTTATCGGTGTCCGGGGAAGGTATCGACCGCACAAGTTATACCTATGACCAGCGTGGCAACATCGCGTCAGTAATCGAAAACGAGCTTGTCGTCCAGTCGTACTTGTACGACGCCAGCGGGAACCTGATTCAAGAAACCGACGCTGAAGGAAACGTTTCTGAATTCACATTCGATTCAGATGGCAATCAACTGACATCAACGCAGATTTTGCAGACAGATTCAGGAGTTGAAAGACTCACTACTCAATACGAATATGACAATGAAGGACGTCTGGTCCGCATCACCGATGCGTTGGGTGCACTCACGCAATATGAGTTCGATGCAGCAGGACGCCGCATTGCAGAAATCGACGCACTCGGTCGTAGAACACAGTTTATCTATGATCCGAGAGGATTACTTACAGCGACGATTTTTCCAGACTCCACTACCGATCTCAGTGACAATCCTCGGGAATTTACGGAATACGACGCCAATGGACGGAAGATTGCGGATGTGGACCGCAACGGGCGTCGCACGAGCTATGTCCTTGATTCTGTAGGAAATTTGCTCGTGACTGTGTTTCCAGACGCGACGCCAGGTGATAACACAGATAACCCACGTGTACGCCATGAATACGACGAGTTGAACCGACCTGTTGCGCTCGTCAATGAACGAGGACACCGGACAACATATCAATACGACGCCGTCGGCAATCTCATTTCGGTGACAGACGCATTATCGAATGTGTCACTTAATCGGTTTGGTCCTGACGGCCAGCAAATCGCAACTGTCGATGCACTGGGCAATGAAACAAAGTACGAGTATGACGATCTTGGTCGCGTGATTCGAACCACTCTAACTGACAGCACGTTCGCATCAGTCGAGTACGATGCACGAGGTCAAAGGATTGCCGAGATTGACGAGCTAGGCAAGCGAATTGAATATGCTTACAACGCCGCGCGCGAACTCATAGCTGTCATTGATCCCACTGGAGCGGAGACGTCTTACGTTTACGACTCACTTGGCAACGTTGTTCGACAGACTGACGCGAATGGTCATGAAACCAAGTACGAATACGATGTTTTAAGCCGTTTGGTCAGCACACAGCGGCCGTTAGGGCAAATTGCAACCAGAACGTTCGACGCGGTTGGAAACGTTGTGTCGGAAACAGATTTCGATGGAGAGACAGTCCGATTTGTCTATGACGCCCTTGATCGGCCGATTCTCAAAGAGCTGCCAGACGGAACCAATATCGCTTATTCTTATGATGCTGTTGGGAACTTACTTACCGTTCAGGATTCACGAGGTGTGACGGCCTTTAGCTACGATTCGCAGGATCGTTTAGTATCGCAGACGAATCCCGATGGGACGTTTTTACGATACAGCTACGACGCTTCGGGCAACCGCACAAGTTTGGAAACTCCGTCTGGTGAGGTACAGTACGACTACGATGCGTTGAACAGGTTGACGTCGGTCATCGACGTCGACGGAGACCAAACGTCGTACACGTACGACTCGTTGGGACGCCTTACGCTGACGCAGCATGCAAATGGCACCAGCGAAGTTCGTGTTTACGATGCAGTTGGGAACCTTCTATCGCTCGATAATCTCTCGCCGTCGGGCACGATTATTGAGTATGACTACACTTACAACGCTAAGAGCTTCCTGACATCGGCCATCGACAACTACGGCAGAGAAGTGGCCTACCAATACAGCGCGAACGACCGGCTGATCTCCGAAATTGTAATAGATCCGGTCAATGGCAACAGGACGACAACATACACGTACGATTCGGTGGGAAATCGGCTGTCGCGGCAAGATTCAATCGATGGGAATACGTCATACGTTTACGATTCAAATGACCGGTTGATCTCAGAGTCTGAGAACGGAGTAACTACAACACGTTCGTACGACGCTGCGGGGAATTTGCTTACGGTCTCGGTGAACGGCACACTGACAGCAAGCTACCAATGGGATGCAGAGGGACGCCTGATTGCCGCCGACACCGATGGTGACGGCGCAATTGACGTTGAGTACCAATACGACGACTTTGGAAATCTCGTCACCCGCACGGTAGCAGGTGACGTACAGAAGCTATTGGTTGACAACAATTTGCCATACGCGCAGCTCGTTGAAGAATACACAACTGGCGGTGTAGTCGAAGCTCACTACGTCTTTGGGGTTCAGCGGATTTCTCAAACCTCCATTTCAGGAGAGATCACCTACCACTTTGATCGCTTGGGAAGCACAACGGCATTGAGTGATAGCGCTGGTGTGGTCACGGACACGTACGTATACGACGCATTCGGTCGCAGGATGGCAACTACAGGGAATACAGCGAACTCGTTCCTCTTCACGGGGGAATTCCGCGATCCGATCACTGGACTGGACTATCTGCGAGCTCGACATTTGAATACAGAAACCGGAAGGTTCGTTTCAACCGACCCATTCAGCGGCGTCTTTCGTGAACCGCGAACGTTGCATCGCTACATTTACGCGAACAATAGCCCCCTGAATTTCACTGACCCTAGCGGCGAAATAGGCCTTATTGGACTCCTTAAGGCCACATCGTTCATAACGATTCCGTTTGCCATTGGCTTCGGGGTGAACGTAACGTCTCAAGCCATTACGAAAGGTAAGATCGATTGGTGGGAGGCAGCAAGGGCTGGGACGATTACTGCCGCAGCGGCTAATGGCGTTCCATTGCCGATTATTGCGGCCGTAAGTGCTGCCAATGAGTTGGAGTTAATCCACTGGGGCCGCGATGTAATTGGGAATGACGTCGCGACTCAAATTCTGGTTCAAGGACTCACCCTTGGATATGCATCGGGGGTCGGTGCTGCTGGAAGTCAGTTGTCGGCACAGAGTGGCGGCTTGATTTCCACCAACGCCCTCGCATTGGCCGGTGCCATCGACCAACTAATTGGAGTTGCCACGAACCAGCAGGGCAACTTTAAGGACTTGCTGCAAGAACTCTCCCAAAACAACGAACTCTTGCAAACTGTTGTCTGGAAGAAGCATACAAAGGACGGGGGTACTTTTCATCAGGGTGAAATTGCTCAGCTCTTTTAAAGTGCGAGCGTCCGGTCTTGTAAAGTTTTGAAGGTTGACCATCGGTTTGGCATTTGACGAGTTATTGTCGAAAGTTGTGTTCTTGAGTGAATGAGAAAGGTGGCGCATCCTGTTGGAACTTCTCCTCTCCAACGGCCCGAAGTGGGCAAAGGAATACGCTATGAGCAAGACTAAAACAGACCGAACCAAAGTGCCAGTGGGTCAAGCGCTCGATCCCGAAGTGATTTCCTTTCGGGCTCAGTTCGACGAGCGAAGTCCGCTCGACGAGATTGTCCGTGAGGGAGCCAGGCGGATGCTACAAACCGCAGTCGATGCCGAGGTGGATGCGTTCGTCGCCATGCATGCGGATCGGACTGACGAGCACGGCCGGCGACTGGTCGTCAAGAACGGAAGCCTTCCGGAGCGGGACATCCTCACCGGTGCCGGAGCGATTCCGGTCACTCAGGGGCGTGTCCGCGACAACGATCCTGATCGCGAAAAACGGGTGGCTTTCTCGCCAAGCGTGCTTCCGAGCTATCTGCGAAAAACGAAGGCCATTGAAGAACTCATCCCCTGGCTTTACCTCAAAGGAATTTCCACGGGTGACTTCAACGAGGCGTTGCAGTCGCTCGTCGGCGAGCGGGCCGCCGGGCTGAGTCCCAACGTGGTTTGCCGGCTCAAGGATCAGTGGTGCAGCGAATACGATGACTGGAGCAAGCGGGATCTATCGAACAAGCAGTACGTTTACATCTGGGCCGACGGCATTCACGCGAAGGTCCGACTGGAGGATGACGCCAATAAAAAGCAGTGTTTGCTGGTGCTGATGGGGGCTACGCCGGAAGGCCAGAAAGAATTGATCGCGGTGCTGGACGGTTACCGCGAGAGCGAGCAGAGCTGGTGCGAGTTACTGGTCGACTTGAAGCAACGTGGCCTGCAATTGTCACCGAAGGTTGCCGTTGGCGATGGTGCGCTTGGCTTCTGGGCCGCGATCCGCAAAGTATTCCCCGAGACTCGTGAACAACGCTGTTGGGTTCACAAGACGGCCAATGTTCTCAACAAGATGCCTAAGAGCGTTCAACCCAAAGCGAAAGGCGACCTGCACGAAATCTGGCAGGCAGAAACGAAGGACGATGCGAACAAAGCGTTCGATAAATTCATTGAAAAGTACGGTGCGAAGTATGCAGCGGCTTGCGATTGCCTGAAGAAGGACCGCGACGAGCTGCTGACGTTCTACGATTTCCCGGCCGAACACTGGAGCCACTTGCGGACAACCAACCCGATCGAATCCACCTTCGCGACGATCCGCCTTCGTCACCGCAAGACCAAAGGCAGCGGAACAAGACGGGCGAGCTTAGCGATGATGTTCAAGCTGGCTCAGTCAGCATCGAAGAAATGGAGACGACTCAACTGCCACGAAAAGATCACACTCGTCATCGAAGGACGTTCCTTCAAAGACGGAATCATGCAGGATGATATCGCCGCCTAAATCAAAAACCCAAAACACAACATTTGACAATTGCTCTCCCGTTGGTCACTTACGATTCACGACAGGCGACGTAGCCGTCATCGCTCCGCGTGACGAGCCGCGCGGGGATTGCATTTGGCCAATCACAACATGCCGTCCGGACGGTTGAGCGGCGTTGAAGCAGACGCTCCGAACCGTACACGTCGTTCCCGCTGGCTACTACGGCGCGCTGCACTGGCGTGGTGATGTTAGTCGAGCAGATGGGAGTGGTCGGTTCTGTTGAGCGGGGCGTACTCGACTCGGAGAGTCGAGCCACATAGAGTTTCCCCTTGCTGTGGAATGATTGTGGGTCGACTCTCCGAGTCGAGAAGGTACTACGGCGCGCTGCACTGGCTTGGTGATGCATATAGGGCAAAAATGCGAGTGGTCGGTTTTGTTGAGCGGGACGTACTCGACTCGGAGAGTCGAGCCACAATGTTGGCGCATACTAAATCAACCTCCCAGCGCCCAACGGAAGCAGCGACGGCGATTCAGCCTTCGCCCTGTTCACTCGCCCACCACGCCAATCGGCGGCGGGGCCGTCCCCGCTCCAGCGGCGAGGAGGGTGGATTGGGTGGAGCGGCACATGTCGAGGAGTTCGCCGGCGATCTGCATCAGCTCAATATGATCGTGATCTTCTTCCATTGTCTGGCGGAGCGTGACCGCGAGTTTTGCGATCGACATCAGGCCGTGAGTTGTTGCGGTGATTTGCAGCGTTTCGATGATGTCGGCCAGATGAATCATGTCCTGGTCGTCGAGTGCTGAAATCAACTGTTCCAGCAGCAGGCCGATGCTGAGTGCCGATTCGCGAGTGACGGTCAATTCGTTTTCGGCGTGCACGTGATGTCGCAGTTTCAGGGCACCGATGAACCGTTCGACCAGCTCCGGATCGAACTGACTTCCCGCACACTTGCGCAGTTCGGCGAAGGCTTCGGATCGAGTCAGCTGGCCTCGGTAAGACAGTTCCGATACCATCGTGTCGTAGGCATTTGCGATGGACAGAATACGAGCGGCGATGGACGGTTTGTGGTCCGGGCCAGCACCGCGATCGGCGTTGGTCATGTCGTAATGCACGACGTGCTGCTCCACAATTTCGGTCAGCACAGACGCTCCAAACGAGCCGCGAACCATGTCGACGCCCATGCGATTGTACCGGTGGACCATGTCGAGTTCCTCCGGTGAGAGCTTGCCCGTCTTTCGCAGAATGGAATCGGGGATGCCGATTTTGCCAATGTCGTGCAGCAGCGCGGCGATTTCCAGAACGTAACATTCGCGCAAAGACAGCAGTCCTTCGCCGGTGGCCACGCACAGGTCGGCAACTCGGCGGCTGTGAATCGCCGTGGCCTGGTCACGATGAGACAGTGCGGAGGTCAGCGCGGCAACGGCATGAAACGGAATGGCAGAAGCGGCTCGGTTTGCTCCTTCGTCGTCACGCGGCGGAGTTGCTTCGTCGGTTTCCTTTGCCATGTTGTGTTTGGCAACGTCCCACCGAGCGACTCGGTTTCGTCCGTTGCGTTTGGCGGCGTACAGGCTGCGGTCGGCCTGATCCAGAAGGTCCTGCGGCGATTCGGGAGACTCAGACGTGGCCGACACGCCAAGGCTGGCGGTGATGACAAAATTCGAAACGCGTTCAAATTTCAACGCCATGATCGCCCGTCGAATTTCTTCCGCTCTCAATTCTGCCTGATCAATCGTGGCGTCGGGCAGCAGCACAGTGAATTCTTCGCCGCCGTACCGGCACACTAGTTCGCCTTCGGCCACAGTCTTCATTATGACTGCCGAAACCAGTCGCAGCACTTCGTCGCCGAACCCGTGTCCGTGGCTATCGTTAATGGCTTTGAAATGGTCGATGTCCACCATGATCGCCGCGAGTGCCGTGCCGTGCGTCTGCATTCCCTTCCACAGCGTTTCGTAGTCGCGGAAGAAGCTGCGCCGGTTCAGGCAGCCGGTGAGTGTGTCGCGAGTCGCCAGCCATTCCAGTTCGCGGTTTTGCCTTCGAATTTCTTCCGACGAAGTTCGCAAAGACGTCAGTGCTGTGCGAAGTTCCTGTTGCTTGTTTTGAAGTTGAGTCACGTCTTCAAAACTGGCCACGACACCTCGGCTTTGATTCTGTCCGTCCAGTACCGGCACAGTGCTGACGGAGTAGGTCCGCTGTTTCTCACCAGTACCGCGTGTTAGCAGAACTCCGTTCACCGGACGCGCGGTATGGGCCGTGGTTAGCCATGGCAGGTCGACCGTAGGATCGTCGCCGACAACTTTGAAGCCAAAGCGTTCTGGTCGAGTGCCAATTAATTCGGCGGCGTCAACACCGGCGGCAGCTGCGAACGAATCGTTGGCAAGGACGATCGACTGACAGCGGTCCAGTACCAGCAAACCTTCGGCCAACGCGTTGAGCGCGTCGCGGACTCGAGTCGGCACGACTTTGCTCGGATTGATGTGCCGCATCACGCGGTTTAGATAAAGGGAAAATGCGACGGTGCCCACGGTTCCCACAATCAGGGTCAGCAGCAGGTCGGGGCGGAGCACGAAACCGAAAACCCGGATCTCCGAACCAGGCGTCCAGGCAATTTCCATCCGACCCCAGTTGCGTGAGTTGGAGGAAATTGGAACGGCCGTTTCGACGTCTGAGTCAACGGTATTAGTCGAAGAGGTCCAGATTTCGTCGTGCGGACCGGATTGCAGAATCAAGCTACCGTCTGCCTCGCGGATGCCGATGGAACGCACGTCACCATTGCGTTCGCGGATTTGGTCGAGTGTAGTCTGCAATTCTTCCGAATCCATTCGCGACGCCAGAGCCATAAAACTGACGGCGGTGGATTCGCCAAAGCTGCGGCGGGACTGATGTTGAAGCGGCGCAGGATTAGGGATCACGCCCATCAGCCCGGCAATAAGCAGAATGCTTACGGTCAGGCTCACGAGTCCGAGGACGATACGATTGATTGACGATAGTTGAGGCATCGTCGGGGTTTAGATCCGAAAAGTGCGGTTTGAAGGGTTCTTCGTGAGAAGCGTAGCTCGACAGCCGACCCCTGCGGCGTTGACTTTCGGAAACATCGGGTGTTTGCCAATGCTCCTGATCCGCAGCCGTCCGGTTTTACGGACTTTGCCGCTCAGGGCCGGTACGCACCGGCGAGCGGTTGGCGTGGTGGATGGGTGAAGCAGGGTGAGGGCTGAAGCGCCGGCGTTGGTCGCGGGGGGAGCGCAGGCACGGGGACGAACGCGAAATCACGTCAAATGCAAGCGGAATTCTCGATTGTGGGGCTGTTGATCTCAGACCAGATGCAGGCATTTCCGATTCTGCGCTCGCGAAAATTTTCGACGGGATCTCGGCGGCGGATGGTCGAATGTAACTGCGGATAGCAAAACAAGCCCCGTTTCTGCAGTCAGATCACTGGCCAACCGTTGGTGACAGCAAAGGCTGTCGGTCTGCGCGTTCTGCGCGAACGACGTAATCGGCGGTGAATCGCGGAGTTGAGCCGTCGGAAAACTGGCGGGTTCGTTGTCTGGTCGCATTTTTGTCTTTGTTTTTGGCCCTCTTCGTGGTTGAATACACGGCTTCGCAGCGGTTGCCAGAGGCGAGATTCAACGTTGGGGAACGGCGAATTTTGGCATTTCCACTGGTCTGGGCGGTTCGTGAAGCAATCATTCGCGACTGGCCACGCCGCATAAGAGTGTTGGGTCACTCATCTGTTCGTAGGTTCGCAATCTGTCGATACGACTCGGCCACGCTGGACCTCAACTTTCTGAATTCACTGAGACATCACCAGGGACAAAGATGTACACACTGTTGACCGGAGCTACCGGGCTGGTTGGGCGCTACCTTGTGCGAGACCTACTACTTAACGGCCACAATCTGGCTGTGGTCGTCCGAACGTCAAAGAAGTTCGGTGCGCGGGAGCGTATGGAGCAGATTCTGCGGCATTGGGAAGAAGAACTCGGCCGCTCGCTGCCTCGTCCAGTAGTCCTCACGGGCGACATTTCCGCCGAAGGTTTCGCGCTAAGTGACGAAGACCGCGACTGGGTTGCGAACAACGTGGACACCATCATCCACAGCGCCGCGATTCTTGAATTCTATGGCGAAGACCGCAACGGCGAACCGTGGCGCACCAACCTCGGCGGTACCCGCAACATGATCAACCTGTGTCGTGAATTGAAGATTCACGACATTCACTACGTCTCCACTGCCTACGTCGCGGGAACTCAAACAACCACCGCGATGGAAGACGCTTTGGACGTCGGCCAGGGCTTCCGCAACGACTATGAAGAAAGCAAGTTTCTGGCGGAGAAGGAAGTTCGCGCGATTGACTTTGCGGATCACGTGACCGTCTACCGTCCGGCCGTCATTTCGGGCGACTCCATCACCGGCTACACCAACACGTATCACGGAATTTATCTGTACCTGCGTCTGATGGCACTGATGATTCCTGCTCAACCAGTGGCCGAAGACGGCACTCGACACACGCCGATTCGTCTGAGTATGACGGGCGAAGAAACTCGCAACATCATTCCGGTCGAATGGATTTCTGCGGTCACCGTGCGTCTGTTTGAAACTCAGGAAGCTCGCGGCGGCACGTACCACATGGCTCCGGACAATCCGATGACGTCCGGCGACATGATTCGTTGGAGTGGCGAGTACTTCAATTCCACGGGCGTTGAATTCTGTGGTCACGATTTCGTACCGGAAGAAACCGACCGCGACGAAAACGAAGATCAGTGGATGTTCGAACGACTCGCGAAAGAAAACATGGGCACGTATGAGCCCTACGAACGCACCGACAACGTGTTCGACATGACCAACCTGAAGAAGTTTGCGGGCGACATTGTTTGTCCGGAAATCGATCGCACGGTGATCCATCGGTATCTGGATTACGGCGAACAGGACAAGTGGGGCAAGCGACGGCCAAAGCCGCTGACCAACGAAAGCTGGGCCGACGAAGTTCTGGGCGAAACCAATGGTGCGTCCCTTCCGGCCGGCGACCATTCGACAGTCGGCGTGGACGTTTTGGGGCCTGGTGGCGGCCAGTTTTCTGTGAGCTATTCGTCAGACGGCATCGTGGGCGTCACAAGGGGCCTGCCCAATGACAACGTGCCACTGCTGCGATTGACGCTGGAAGATCTGGCGAAAATCCGTGAGCAACCGGAAGACGTCGCCGAGCAGTTTGTCAGCATGCTGGATCAGGTGCCTGCCGATTCCGCAGATTCCGTGGCTGCCGAATTGCTGGAAGTTCTGTCGAAGGACGGCCAACTGACGTCAGCGGGCTAACGGTCTGCTACAGAAACAGAACCGCAGGACGGGACCATGCGTCCCGCCCTGCGGTAATCTGAATCTGTTTCTGGACACGCGTTACGCGAACCTTATGCCGCTGCCGTGCGGCTTGGCCTTCGCGACCAGCCAGCACCGCCAGCGATTCCGTTCTTCATGCCGCCCATTCATCGGCTGCGGCAATCGTCTACCAGGCAGTCTCGGTCGACATAAGCGTTTCTTCGGTGAGAACTTCAACGACGTCGGCAGTAATACGCAGGTCCGGCGTTGTGGACACGGCAACCTTCAGCATTTCGCACAGCCGGGCAAGTCGAGCGGGCGAACCCTGTCCAAAGTCTGCGATGGAATCCAGCGCCTCGGAGGTAATGCGAGTCGACGGGATTTGCTTTGACTGCAGCAGGCCGCTCGCAAACTGTTTGGATTCAGCATCGCTTAGCGGGTTCAATTCCACTCGCAGCGCCGACTGAGTGGTGCAAGTCATGGCGGGTGCTGGCTCGGCTGCTGCAACCACGCTGACCGCTCCTTCCGTTTGACCGTTCAGAGCCGACAGGAACTGGATTAGCGGACTCAAGTCTTCAGCCGCACGGTGCAGGTCATCCAAAATGACGACCGTTTCGTGCTGGCATAGGGCTCGGCCCGCAATCTCGTCACGGATCGCGGCCAGCATTTCGGTACGCGACTGTTCGCCCCGCAATGCGATGGAAAGTCCACCGCAAAGGTGCCACAAAAACGAAGCGTCGTCCAGCGCAGCGACGTTGATCAGCACGGCAGAATGTCCGAAGCGGCTGCATTCTGACTGCACCTGTCGCAGCAAAGTGGTCTTGCCGGTGCCTCGATCGCCGACCAGCAGCACAAACGGTTCGCCCTGTTCGGCGACATACAACAGGCGGCTAAGTGCTTCGGTGTGGGCGGGGCTTTCGAAATTCCATGTCGCTCCCGGTGTCTGGCCGAACATTCCTGTCTCCGATATCGTTGGTGGGCAAGTCGAGTCGATACAATCGGACTTATCGGCAGAGTAGGCAGATTTCGAACAGGGAATCGATCCGATTGTCCGCCGGAACCAAGATCGAAAATAACCGTTGGCGGGACAGGGGCGTCGTTCGCTTCAGGAATCGGCAGAATCTGCGACAATGAATCGCCCGAAACCGCTATATAAATTCCAGTCCATTGCCTTGAATCATCCATGACTGAACTGAACTATCAATCTGCCGGCGTTGACCTGGAACTTTACGAAAAGGCCATGCAGAAACTGCCAGGCCTCATGCAGCGAACGCGGACTCCCGGCGTAATGGATCTGCCAGGCGGGTTCGCTGGACTGTTCCGACTTTCGGCAGAAAGAAAATGGACCGACCCCGTGCTGGTTTCAGGCACGGACGGCGTCGGTACGAAGATCAAACTCGCAATCATGATGCAGCAGTTTGACACCATCGGCATCGACCTGGTGGCAATGTGTGTCAACGACTGCCTGTGCCTGGGAGCGACGCCGCTGTTGTTTCTGGATTACATTGCGATGGGCAAGGACAACCCCATCCTGCTGGAGCAACTGGTCACCGGAGTCAGCGACGGTTGCGTACGAGCGGGCGCCGCGTTGCTGGGTGGCGAAACAGCCATCATGCCGGATCTGTACGCTGACGGCGATTTCGATATGGCTGGCTTCTGCGTGGGGGCTGCTGATCGAGCGGAACTTGTGAACGGCAAAGAACGCATCGTGGCGGGCGACGTGCTGATCGGCATTCCTTCGTCCGGTTTTCACAGCAACGGATACAGTCTTATCCGCAAGGCCGTGTTCGAACACGCGGGCCTTTCCGTCGAAGACAAGATTGCAGAACTGGACTGCACGGTCGGCGAAGCGTTGCTGCGGCCAACTCGCATTTACGCAGAAACTCTAACAGCGCTGCAGACGTCTGTCGGCAACCAGGCGATGCATGGGATCGCTCATATTACCGGCGGCGGCCTGTGCGAGAACTTCGAACGCATCATGCCGTCTGGTTTGACGGCGAAGTTTCAGCGTTCGGCTTTGAAAGTGCCCGCGCTGTTTTCGTGGCTGCAGGGGCTGGGCAACATTGTGGACGCCGAAATGTGGCGAGTGTTCAACATGGGCATCGGCATGGTTATCGCCGTACCGCCGGAACACGTCGATGCCGCCGTCAGTGCATGTTCAACGGACGCCTATCCGGCAACGGTGATTGGCAGCGTCGAAGAAACCGATTCAGGCGACGCCGGAAGTGCGTCGCTGGTTTAAATAAAGCGGGAGCTCATCATGAGTTGGGAAACGACAAAGCCGGTCATCGTACCAATCGATTTTTCAGGCATGTCTGTGGACGCCATCAAAACGGCGCTGCGGCTGGCGGCTGATCCGAAGTCGGTGCACGTACTGCACGTCGTTCCGGTTCTGGACCAGATTGGTGCGGGCATGGTCGGCTGGGCGTTGCCAACCGATGAAGAACGCAATTCGTCGGTGCAGGAGCACTTCCGTGAATTTCTGGCAGAGCACGGCTTCACGCACCTTCGTGAGATCATTTTACAAGGCCAGCCCGGTGAGGAAATTGCTGAATATGCGGCAAAGGTTGAGGCTGGAGTGATTGTGATTCCGTCTCACGGCTATCATGGGGTCAAGCGGCTGCTGCTGGGGTCTGTGGCCGAAAAAGTGGTGCGGCTCGCCACGTGTCCCGTGTTCATTTTGCGTCGCGACGACGCTGAATAAAGTTACTTGCACGATCCGCTTTTCTCACGCTGTCGTCCACGGTACATTGGAAGATCAATCTCGGTCAGCACGATCCCGCGGACTCACCTGCCTTCGAATCCTCCCACTGGAAAATCTCTGATGTCAGACCACAACTTTTCGCGTCGCCGATTCATTCAGTATTCGTCTGCCGCTGCCGCACTTGCTGGCGGAATGCTGCCTGCCAACGCCATGAGTCTGCCGGAACCTGGCGGCTTGAAAGGTCGTCTGTATAAGACGTTGAAGATCGGCATGGTCAAGATCGACGGAAGCCTGACCGACAAGTTCAACGCCGTGAAGGAAGCCGGATTCCACGGCATCGAAATGAACGCTCCAGGAATGGACGTTGAGGAAACCAACAAGGCGATTCAGGAAACCGGACTGCCCGTTGACGGCACGGTGAACTCGACACATTGGCAGGTTCGACACACTGACCCCGACCCGGCCGTGCGAGCCAAAGCGTTGGAATCGCTGAAGAACGCGATCCGGATGACTCACGCGGTTGGCGGCAACACGGCGCTTTTGGTGGTGGGCAAAGGCGTGGACGGTCCGGCCGAAGAAATTTGGAAACG
This DNA window, taken from Fuerstiella marisgermanici, encodes the following:
- a CDS encoding AAA family ATPase, yielding MFGQTPGATWNFESPAHTEALSRLLYVAEQGEPFVLLVGDRGTGKTTLLRQVQSECSRFGHSAVLINVAALDDASFLWHLCGGLSIALRGEQSRTEMLAAIRDEIAGRALCQHETVVILDDLHRAAEDLSPLIQFLSALNGQTEGAVSVVAAAEPAPAMTCTTQSALRVELNPLSDAESKQFASGLLQSKQIPSTRITSEALDSIADFGQGSPARLARLCEMLKVAVSTTPDLRITADVVEVLTEETLMSTETAW
- a CDS encoding SDR family oxidoreductase, with the translated sequence MYTLLTGATGLVGRYLVRDLLLNGHNLAVVVRTSKKFGARERMEQILRHWEEELGRSLPRPVVLTGDISAEGFALSDEDRDWVANNVDTIIHSAAILEFYGEDRNGEPWRTNLGGTRNMINLCRELKIHDIHYVSTAYVAGTQTTTAMEDALDVGQGFRNDYEESKFLAEKEVRAIDFADHVTVYRPAVISGDSITGYTNTYHGIYLYLRLMALMIPAQPVAEDGTRHTPIRLSMTGEETRNIIPVEWISAVTVRLFETQEARGGTYHMAPDNPMTSGDMIRWSGEYFNSTGVEFCGHDFVPEETDRDENEDQWMFERLAKENMGTYEPYERTDNVFDMTNLKKFAGDIVCPEIDRTVIHRYLDYGEQDKWGKRRPKPLTNESWADEVLGETNGASLPAGDHSTVGVDVLGPGGGQFSVSYSSDGIVGVTRGLPNDNVPLLRLTLEDLAKIREQPEDVAEQFVSMLDQVPADSADSVAAELLEVLSKDGQLTSAG
- a CDS encoding IS256 family transposase, with the translated sequence MSKTKTDRTKVPVGQALDPEVISFRAQFDERSPLDEIVREGARRMLQTAVDAEVDAFVAMHADRTDEHGRRLVVKNGSLPERDILTGAGAIPVTQGRVRDNDPDREKRVAFSPSVLPSYLRKTKAIEELIPWLYLKGISTGDFNEALQSLVGERAAGLSPNVVCRLKDQWCSEYDDWSKRDLSNKQYVYIWADGIHAKVRLEDDANKKQCLLVLMGATPEGQKELIAVLDGYRESEQSWCELLVDLKQRGLQLSPKVAVGDGALGFWAAIRKVFPETREQRCWVHKTANVLNKMPKSVQPKAKGDLHEIWQAETKDDANKAFDKFIEKYGAKYAAACDCLKKDRDELLTFYDFPAEHWSHLRTTNPIESTFATIRLRHRKTKGSGTRRASLAMMFKLAQSASKKWRRLNCHEKITLVIEGRSFKDGIMQDDIAA
- a CDS encoding diguanylate cyclase, with the protein product MPQLSSINRIVLGLVSLTVSILLIAGLMGVIPNPAPLQHQSRRSFGESTAVSFMALASRMDSEELQTTLDQIRERNGDVRSIGIREADGSLILQSGPHDEIWTSSTNTVDSDVETAVPISSNSRNWGRMEIAWTPGSEIRVFGFVLRPDLLLTLIVGTVGTVAFSLYLNRVMRHINPSKVVPTRVRDALNALAEGLLVLDRCQSIVLANDSFAAAAGVDAAELIGTRPERFGFKVVGDDPTVDLPWLTTAHTARPVNGVLLTRGTGEKQRTYSVSTVPVLDGQNQSRGVVASFEDVTQLQNKQQELRTALTSLRTSSEEIRRQNRELEWLATRDTLTGCLNRRSFFRDYETLWKGMQTHGTALAAIMVDIDHFKAINDSHGHGFGDEVLRLVSAVIMKTVAEGELVCRYGGEEFTVLLPDATIDQAELRAEEIRRAIMALKFERVSNFVITASLGVSATSESPESPQDLLDQADRSLYAAKRNGRNRVARWDVAKHNMAKETDEATPPRDDEGANRAASAIPFHAVAALTSALSHRDQATAIHSRRVADLCVATGEGLLSLRECYVLEIAALLHDIGKIGIPDSILRKTGKLSPEELDMVHRYNRMGVDMVRGSFGASVLTEIVEQHVVHYDMTNADRGAGPDHKPSIAARILSIANAYDTMVSELSYRGQLTRSEAFAELRKCAGSQFDPELVERFIGALKLRHHVHAENELTVTRESALSIGLLLEQLISALDDQDMIHLADIIETLQITATTHGLMSIAKLAVTLRQTMEEDHDHIELMQIAGELLDMCRSTQSTLLAAGAGTAPPPIGVVGE
- the purM gene encoding phosphoribosylformylglycinamidine cyclo-ligase, which codes for MTELNYQSAGVDLELYEKAMQKLPGLMQRTRTPGVMDLPGGFAGLFRLSAERKWTDPVLVSGTDGVGTKIKLAIMMQQFDTIGIDLVAMCVNDCLCLGATPLLFLDYIAMGKDNPILLEQLVTGVSDGCVRAGAALLGGETAIMPDLYADGDFDMAGFCVGAADRAELVNGKERIVAGDVLIGIPSSGFHSNGYSLIRKAVFEHAGLSVEDKIAELDCTVGEALLRPTRIYAETLTALQTSVGNQAMHGIAHITGGGLCENFERIMPSGLTAKFQRSALKVPALFSWLQGLGNIVDAEMWRVFNMGIGMVIAVPPEHVDAAVSACSTDAYPATVIGSVEETDSGDAGSASLV